One genomic segment of Roseivirga misakiensis includes these proteins:
- a CDS encoding efflux RND transporter periplasmic adaptor subunit, with protein MKLNKSILLTIGVTLVIGVTAGALLFGNKGPEVQEASHRHTEDENGLWTCSMHPQVRQSEAGSCPFCGMDLIPASNEESGDPTILKMSNAAMQLANIQTAVIGSSKTASAIRLNGKIKVDDRLVNLQTTHFKGRVEALYKGFEGDVVEKGEKVASIYSPELVTAQEELIAAKKLADSNPVLLDAARKKLHHWKLSMDQIMEIEKSSEPLRNFDLLSDYSGVVTKKIVNNGTHLHEGGGLMEVTDLSSLWAVFEVYERDLNTVSVGQKVRFTTSRSNEEYVGTISFISPNVDPKSRIVEVRADVSNRNQKLKPDMFIEATIFAGIDDGLQVPKSAVLWTGKRSIVYVKIPDESGFQLREVTLGESNGDTYLIEDGLEKGEEVVVNGAFTLDAESQLKGNNSMMNPLSSKTGSEGEGFKEVELPEFKDLSGNIGEQFKEELSALSSEYITLKDAMVLGNGSEIRKAGVLVENAIQQMVFNNESNTVQEYWEPLQDIMNKSLDFITTTNDRDAQRLEFINLSKALINAVKSFGTSFESPLYIQYCPMANNDKGATWISKEEKIINPYFGDVMLNCGNVEEVIEASK; from the coding sequence ATGAAACTTAACAAGAGTATACTACTAACTATAGGCGTGACACTTGTAATAGGTGTGACGGCTGGCGCACTTTTGTTTGGAAACAAAGGACCGGAAGTGCAAGAGGCGAGTCATCGGCATACAGAAGATGAAAATGGTCTGTGGACATGTTCCATGCACCCACAAGTTCGTCAGTCGGAAGCTGGGTCTTGCCCTTTTTGTGGAATGGATTTAATTCCTGCCTCAAATGAGGAATCGGGTGACCCAACCATTTTGAAAATGTCGAATGCGGCGATGCAGCTTGCTAATATTCAAACTGCGGTTATAGGCTCGTCAAAAACAGCATCAGCAATTCGCCTGAATGGTAAAATCAAGGTTGACGATCGGTTAGTGAATTTGCAAACCACGCATTTCAAAGGTCGGGTGGAAGCATTGTACAAAGGTTTTGAAGGTGACGTTGTTGAAAAAGGAGAAAAGGTAGCTTCTATATATTCTCCTGAATTGGTTACGGCTCAAGAAGAATTGATTGCGGCAAAAAAGTTGGCTGATTCTAATCCCGTTTTATTAGATGCGGCTAGGAAAAAGCTTCATCATTGGAAACTTTCTATGGATCAAATAATGGAAATAGAAAAGTCCAGTGAACCGTTACGAAACTTTGATTTGCTCTCTGATTATAGCGGTGTAGTGACCAAAAAGATTGTGAATAATGGTACACACCTGCATGAAGGAGGTGGTTTAATGGAAGTCACCGATTTATCGTCATTATGGGCAGTTTTTGAGGTATATGAACGTGACTTGAATACCGTATCAGTAGGTCAGAAAGTAAGATTCACAACATCAAGAAGTAATGAGGAATATGTAGGAACCATTTCGTTTATTTCTCCAAATGTAGACCCTAAAAGTAGAATCGTCGAGGTTCGGGCAGACGTTTCAAATCGGAATCAGAAATTGAAGCCCGATATGTTCATTGAAGCAACCATTTTTGCTGGAATAGATGATGGACTTCAAGTTCCAAAATCGGCTGTTTTGTGGACTGGCAAACGATCCATTGTTTATGTGAAAATCCCAGATGAATCTGGTTTTCAATTAAGAGAAGTGACGCTAGGGGAGTCTAATGGCGATACCTACCTCATTGAAGATGGTCTGGAGAAAGGTGAAGAAGTTGTTGTGAACGGCGCCTTTACTTTAGATGCAGAATCACAGTTGAAAGGGAATAATAGTATGATGAATCCTCTATCTTCTAAAACCGGTTCTGAAGGTGAGGGTTTTAAAGAAGTTGAACTGCCAGAATTCAAGGATTTGTCGGGCAATATTGGAGAGCAATTCAAGGAAGAATTGAGTGCTCTTTCTTCAGAGTATATCACCTTAAAAGACGCGATGGTTCTAGGCAATGGTTCGGAGATTAGAAAAGCGGGAGTTTTGGTAGAGAATGCTATTCAACAAATGGTTTTTAACAATGAAAGCAATACTGTTCAAGAGTATTGGGAACCATTGCAAGACATCATGAATAAAAGCCTCGATTTTATTACCACAACCAACGATCGCGATGCACAGAGATTGGAGTTTATTAACCTATCGAAAGCCCTGATTAATGCTGTAAAGTCATTTGGAACTTCGTTTGAAAGTCCACTTTATATCCAATACTGTCCTATGGCCAATAATGATAAGGGCGCGACCTGGATAAGTAAAGAAGAGAAAATAATCAACCCATATTTCGGTGATGTCATGCTGAATTGTGGCAATGTAGAAGAAGTAATAGAAGCAAGTAAATAG
- a CDS encoding TolC family protein: protein MRRLNYIIILMVCATLNYAQTSLNDYLRIAAEESPRLEAKFKMYLAALEKVNQTGSLPDPSVTFGYFISPVETRVGTQRFRLAVAQMFPWMGTLKARESAAANVAKAEFEAFQEVKSKLFLQVQSKWLEIYVIRQELKIMSSNLDILRSYEPVTKTKYEANLVSLADLIRVQIRIENAETDLDIAKLKEGVLLSDFNTLLNRPPESPVTTDMLKSENPKDDALQRELLNQPRLLAIKANIQSMQDAEVLADLKRKPNIGLGLEYGFVSKRSGINLADNGKDILLPTISMSLPIFGKKNRAFKKEAVLKRESFEAEFTAVKNELKNEWNSVAFEEASAKRSLDQYQSEIEKVQALLSVLTSEYSNNNQDFETLLTTQQRLLQLQLAQINAKAQLEKAAFKKSYLTSQTLNQIK from the coding sequence ATGAGAAGACTTAACTACATAATCATATTGATGGTCTGTGCGACGCTGAATTATGCACAAACAAGTCTTAATGACTATTTGAGAATTGCCGCTGAGGAGAGCCCGAGGCTAGAGGCTAAATTCAAGATGTATTTGGCCGCCTTGGAAAAAGTGAATCAGACAGGGAGTTTACCTGATCCCTCAGTTACTTTTGGCTACTTTATTTCCCCTGTGGAAACCAGAGTTGGTACGCAGAGATTTAGGTTGGCGGTGGCTCAAATGTTTCCTTGGATGGGAACGCTCAAAGCAAGAGAAAGTGCTGCAGCAAATGTAGCAAAAGCCGAGTTTGAAGCTTTCCAAGAGGTTAAGAGCAAGCTTTTCTTACAAGTCCAATCTAAATGGTTGGAAATCTATGTGATAAGACAAGAGCTCAAAATCATGAGCTCGAATTTGGACATTTTAAGGTCTTACGAACCCGTCACTAAGACGAAATATGAAGCTAATTTGGTTTCGCTGGCCGATCTTATAAGAGTGCAGATTAGGATTGAGAATGCAGAAACTGATCTTGACATCGCTAAACTGAAAGAAGGTGTTTTGCTTAGTGATTTTAACACCTTACTCAACCGACCACCGGAAAGCCCGGTAACTACGGACATGTTGAAAAGTGAAAATCCGAAGGATGATGCTTTGCAGCGTGAACTTCTTAATCAACCGAGGTTGCTTGCTATTAAGGCCAATATTCAATCGATGCAAGATGCCGAGGTTTTAGCTGATTTAAAGCGAAAGCCGAATATAGGGCTAGGCTTGGAATATGGTTTTGTAAGTAAGCGCTCTGGTATAAACCTGGCAGACAATGGTAAAGACATTCTATTACCGACCATTTCCATGAGCTTGCCCATTTTTGGTAAGAAGAACAGGGCTTTCAAGAAAGAAGCTGTTTTAAAACGTGAGAGTTTTGAAGCAGAATTTACTGCCGTAAAGAATGAGCTGAAAAACGAATGGAATAGCGTTGCGTTTGAGGAAGCATCAGCAAAGAGATCTCTAGATCAATATCAATCTGAAATTGAAAAGGTCCAAGCCCTACTCAGCGTGCTGACAAGTGAATACTCAAATAATAATCAAGATTTTGAGACGCTTCTGACCACACAACAACGATTGCTACAACTTCAGTTAGCTCAAATTAATGCGAAGGCCCAACTTGAAAAAGCAGCTTTCAAAAAGAGTTATTTAACATCACAGACTTTAAATCAAATCAAATGA
- a CDS encoding efflux RND transporter permease subunit has product MLNSIIKFFLENRLITLILTLLIVVWGLATAPFQWVLPLPKDAVAVDAIPDIGENQQIVFTKWEGQSPQDIEDQITYPLTTSLLGVPGVKTVRSSSIFGFSSIYVIFNDDVEFYWSRSRILEKLNALPKGLLPEGVQPSLGPDATALGQIFWYTIEGRDEDGNPTGGWDPQEIRTVQDYTVRYALASASGVSEVASVGGFVKEYQVDVDPTALEGYNVSLADVIKAVKQSNQDIGAKTLEVNQVEYLVRGLGYVESLKDLENSVVSVNNNTPIRIKDVARVALGPASRRGALDKSGAEAVGGVVVARYGSNPLEVIDNVKAKIEEISLGMPTKYLADGTQSKLTIVPFYDRTQLIKETIGTLEEALSLEVIITVLVVLVMLLNLRASILVSSLLPIAVLMCFIAMRYFGVDANIVALSGIAIAIGTMVDVGIVLTENITRHIKHLPGQKLIETIQKASKEVAPAIVTAVLTTIISFIPVFTLQAAEGKLFAPLAYTKTFALIAAILVALVILPTLAYWVLGFSPKGKKSRFSLHLITLVLGFGVLYFGYWVSAIILIGIGLTNVIQSLKPYTSRYLKHGDVLFALFGITVFLSQEWLPLGVQVSGIANFIFVALVVGITLAVFLGFIKVYPLLLNWCLENRLLFLAFPIAIVLLGTTIWMGFDRVFSFLPNTLGDSIKASKPYEQLAKTFPGIGQEFMPSLGEGAFLLMPTSMPHAGIQQNREVLKMLDMAVTAIPEVESVVGKLGRTESALDPAPISMYENLINYKSEYKTDENGRRVRFKRSGGEFARDADGHLIEDSNGEYYRQWRDEIQSPDDIWNEILKVTRIPGVTSAPKLQPIETRLVMLQTGMRAPMGIKVKGPDLATIESFGIQLESLLKQVPEVKEESVFAERIVGKPYLNLDLNREALARYGLSVKTVQEYIQVAVGGMALSQTIEGRERYPIRVRYPRELRDSPSAIENILIPIKSGSTIPLSELVSVNYERGPQVIKSEDTFLIGYVIFDKVEGRSETQVVNEAQDYLDGLIQTGQLTVPEGVSFEFVGNYQNQVRAQKRLSLVIPIVLVLIFLILYFQFKSISVSLMVFSGVAVAFGGGFIMLWLYGRTGFLDIDLFGTNMRSLFQVSSINLSVAVWVGFIALFGIATDDGVLMATYLKQSFKPGGKYDRESIKANIIEAGKKRVKPCLMTTATTLLALLPILTSTGRGADVMIPMAVPIFGGMAVALITLFVVPVLYAFHQENKLKYAKPVTTEES; this is encoded by the coding sequence ATGCTCAATAGTATTATAAAGTTCTTCTTAGAGAACAGGCTAATAACACTAATCCTTACACTGCTCATTGTGGTTTGGGGATTAGCAACAGCCCCTTTTCAATGGGTTTTGCCTTTGCCTAAAGATGCGGTCGCGGTGGATGCCATTCCAGATATTGGCGAAAACCAACAAATAGTTTTTACCAAATGGGAAGGCCAATCTCCACAGGATATAGAAGACCAAATTACCTACCCACTCACAACATCACTTTTAGGTGTGCCAGGAGTAAAAACGGTTAGGAGCTCATCAATTTTCGGGTTTTCCTCCATCTATGTCATTTTTAATGATGACGTAGAATTTTATTGGAGTAGAAGTCGAATACTCGAAAAACTCAATGCGCTGCCCAAAGGCCTTTTACCGGAAGGTGTGCAGCCATCACTCGGGCCCGATGCTACGGCGCTTGGGCAGATATTTTGGTATACCATCGAGGGCCGCGATGAGGATGGAAACCCGACTGGGGGATGGGACCCACAAGAGATTAGAACGGTTCAAGATTATACAGTCCGTTATGCTTTGGCTTCAGCATCTGGAGTTTCGGAAGTAGCCTCAGTAGGTGGTTTTGTTAAAGAATACCAAGTTGATGTAGATCCAACAGCATTGGAAGGCTATAATGTGAGCTTGGCTGATGTTATTAAAGCTGTAAAACAGAGTAACCAAGACATCGGGGCAAAAACCTTAGAGGTTAATCAAGTAGAATACTTAGTCCGAGGTTTGGGTTATGTCGAAAGCTTAAAAGATCTCGAAAATTCTGTGGTCAGTGTGAATAATAACACACCGATTCGTATTAAAGATGTGGCGCGTGTTGCCTTAGGGCCTGCATCCAGACGAGGTGCATTAGACAAGTCAGGTGCGGAAGCCGTTGGGGGAGTAGTTGTTGCACGGTATGGGTCAAATCCGTTAGAGGTGATCGATAACGTTAAGGCAAAAATCGAAGAAATAAGTCTAGGTATGCCTACCAAATACCTAGCCGATGGTACTCAATCGAAACTTACAATCGTACCTTTTTACGACCGAACTCAACTGATAAAAGAGACGATTGGCACCTTAGAAGAGGCCCTAAGCTTAGAGGTGATCATCACTGTTTTAGTGGTACTGGTGATGTTGCTTAATTTGAGAGCATCAATTTTAGTTTCGTCACTGTTGCCCATCGCAGTGCTTATGTGTTTCATCGCCATGCGATATTTTGGAGTTGATGCCAACATTGTGGCGCTATCCGGAATTGCCATCGCGATCGGAACGATGGTTGATGTCGGAATTGTGTTAACGGAAAACATAACACGACACATCAAACATTTACCTGGGCAAAAACTAATCGAAACTATTCAAAAGGCCTCTAAGGAAGTGGCCCCAGCCATCGTTACTGCTGTACTGACAACTATCATTAGTTTCATTCCAGTATTTACGCTCCAGGCCGCCGAAGGGAAGCTATTTGCTCCATTGGCATATACAAAAACCTTCGCCTTGATTGCGGCAATTCTTGTGGCGCTAGTTATTCTCCCAACACTTGCCTATTGGGTATTAGGTTTCAGTCCTAAGGGCAAAAAATCCCGATTTTCACTCCATTTAATCACTTTAGTCCTAGGTTTCGGGGTACTATATTTCGGTTATTGGGTGTCGGCCATTATCCTTATCGGGATAGGGTTAACCAATGTTATTCAGTCCTTAAAACCTTATACTTCCAGATATCTGAAACACGGCGATGTTCTGTTCGCGCTTTTTGGGATCACGGTTTTTCTAAGCCAAGAATGGCTTCCCTTAGGTGTTCAAGTAAGTGGTATTGCCAACTTTATATTTGTGGCTTTGGTGGTAGGAATTACCCTAGCCGTCTTCTTAGGATTCATCAAAGTTTACCCCTTACTACTGAATTGGTGTTTAGAGAATAGGTTGTTGTTTTTGGCCTTTCCAATCGCTATCGTATTGTTAGGCACGACCATCTGGATGGGATTTGACCGCGTCTTTTCATTTCTGCCAAATACTTTAGGCGATAGTATAAAAGCCTCAAAGCCATATGAACAGTTGGCTAAAACATTTCCAGGAATAGGACAAGAATTTATGCCCTCGCTCGGAGAAGGTGCATTTTTATTAATGCCAACTTCTATGCCTCATGCAGGGATTCAACAGAATCGGGAGGTACTAAAAATGCTGGATATGGCCGTTACAGCTATTCCAGAGGTAGAATCTGTTGTTGGCAAACTGGGCCGAACTGAAAGTGCTTTAGATCCCGCACCGATTTCTATGTACGAGAACCTGATCAATTATAAGTCAGAGTATAAAACAGACGAGAATGGTAGACGGGTCAGGTTTAAGAGGTCAGGTGGTGAATTTGCCCGAGATGCTGATGGCCATTTGATTGAAGATAGCAATGGGGAGTATTACCGGCAGTGGCGCGACGAAATACAATCACCAGATGATATTTGGAATGAGATTTTGAAAGTAACCCGTATTCCTGGCGTTACTTCGGCACCAAAACTCCAACCGATAGAAACCAGACTCGTCATGCTTCAAACAGGTATGCGTGCGCCAATGGGGATTAAGGTGAAAGGTCCTGATCTGGCAACTATCGAATCCTTCGGCATACAGTTGGAGTCATTGCTTAAGCAAGTGCCAGAGGTGAAGGAAGAATCAGTTTTTGCAGAGCGCATTGTTGGTAAACCATATTTGAATCTGGATTTAAATCGTGAGGCTTTGGCGCGATATGGCCTAAGTGTTAAGACGGTTCAAGAATACATTCAAGTGGCGGTAGGTGGCATGGCTTTAAGCCAGACGATCGAAGGGCGAGAGCGGTATCCAATTCGCGTACGTTATCCAAGAGAGCTTAGGGATAGTCCAAGCGCTATTGAAAATATTCTGATTCCAATAAAGTCGGGCAGCACTATTCCACTCAGTGAATTGGTATCAGTAAACTATGAAAGAGGGCCTCAAGTAATCAAAAGTGAAGATACCTTTTTGATTGGCTACGTCATTTTCGACAAAGTGGAGGGAAGGTCAGAAACCCAAGTGGTCAATGAGGCGCAAGACTATTTAGATGGATTAATACAAACAGGTCAGTTGACCGTACCAGAAGGTGTATCGTTCGAATTTGTTGGGAATTATCAAAATCAAGTAAGAGCCCAAAAAAGGCTAAGCTTGGTCATTCCAATTGTACTCGTTTTAATATTTCTGATCCTTTATTTCCAATTTAAATCAATATCTGTCTCGCTTATGGTATTTAGTGGCGTTGCGGTTGCTTTCGGGGGTGGTTTTATCATGCTATGGCTCTACGGCAGGACAGGATTTCTCGACATCGATTTGTTTGGTACCAATATGCGATCGCTTTTTCAAGTATCGAGTATAAACCTTAGTGTAGCGGTTTGGGTTGGCTTTATCGCGCTTTTTGGAATTGCCACGGACGACGGTGTTTTAATGGCCACTTATCTAAAACAGTCATTTAAACCAGGTGGTAAGTACGATAGAGAATCCATTAAAGCAAACATCATTGAGGCTGGTAAGAAAAGAGTCAAACCATGCCTTATGACCACGGCAACTACCCTTCTGGCCTTACTCCCGATTTTGACATCGACAGGAAGAGGTGCCGATGTAATGATCCCGATGGCCGTACCAATATTTGGAGGTATGGCAGTAGCACTCATCACGCTTTTTGTTGTGCCAGTGCTCTATGCCTTTCATCAAGAGAATAAGTTGAAATATGCCAAGCCCGTTACGACTGAAGAATCATGA
- a CDS encoding HYC_CC_PP family protein has product MKRFVIILFSTIYLLASSGILVGQHLCMGRVKETALFKKVEKNCGMSLEMHQEMEGCCHDELILKKVEDDQQLTTSKTAPDTKYFLLNEAIFNEMVMPIVSSIVEVEVQNTGPPDIKLPDLFILYHSLKIPSDLQS; this is encoded by the coding sequence TTGAAACGCTTCGTCATCATATTATTCTCAACAATTTACCTACTAGCCTCTTCTGGCATATTGGTCGGTCAGCACTTGTGTATGGGCCGTGTGAAAGAAACAGCGCTATTCAAAAAAGTAGAGAAGAATTGTGGGATGAGTTTAGAGATGCACCAAGAAATGGAAGGGTGCTGTCATGATGAGCTAATACTTAAAAAAGTCGAAGATGATCAACAATTAACTACTTCGAAAACTGCTCCAGACACAAAGTATTTCCTACTTAATGAAGCGATTTTCAACGAAATGGTAATGCCGATCGTCTCCTCGATCGTTGAGGTAGAAGTCCAAAATACTGGACCACCTGACATCAAATTACCTGATCTCTTTATTCTATACCATTCCCTGAAGATTCCTTCAGATTTACAATCCTAA
- a CDS encoding ABC transporter ATP-binding protein, whose protein sequence is MLALKSFRKSFGDNLVLDIPELNFAPGIHWVKGKNGSGKSTLFNCLAGLSPFTGEVVLNDVNLHKSPQAYKLRLNYSQSEPTFPEFLSGSDLLDYFAQLKQALPEQVSELKQSLGISDYADRPSGTYSSGMLKKVSLAIAFLGQPDWIILDEPLITLDKEAQDLIAELISNNSQAGTSFIFATHQDFENTKIKANHSYEVNNKTVSIIS, encoded by the coding sequence ATGCTAGCGTTAAAATCTTTCAGAAAATCCTTTGGAGACAATCTCGTTCTAGATATTCCTGAGCTTAATTTTGCCCCGGGTATCCATTGGGTAAAAGGTAAGAACGGATCAGGAAAATCTACATTATTTAACTGTCTTGCAGGACTATCTCCCTTTACTGGTGAGGTAGTCCTGAATGACGTTAACCTCCACAAATCCCCTCAGGCATACAAATTAAGGCTAAACTATAGCCAGTCTGAGCCTACTTTCCCAGAGTTCCTTTCTGGAAGTGATCTATTAGACTACTTTGCCCAACTTAAGCAAGCGTTACCAGAACAGGTTAGTGAATTAAAGCAATCCTTGGGTATTTCAGATTACGCAGATCGACCTTCAGGCACCTATTCTAGTGGTATGCTAAAAAAAGTATCGCTTGCTATCGCTTTTCTTGGACAACCAGACTGGATCATTCTTGATGAACCGCTTATTACGCTTGATAAAGAAGCTCAGGACTTGATTGCTGAACTTATTTCAAACAATTCTCAAGCTGGCACTTCCTTCATTTTCGCCACGCATCAGGATTTCGAAAACACCAAAATCAAGGCAAACCATTCCTATGAAGTAAATAACAAGACCGTGTCTATTATTTCATGA